Genomic segment of Rhodocaloribacter litoris:
CACGAGCAACAACTCGCGTTCGAGCAGGCTGTCGGGGATCTCGTAATAGAGTTTCTCCTCGATGCGGTGCACCGTGAAGAGGCCTTCGTCCGACCGGGCTTCCTCCGTGATGACGTCGCGGTACGACTTGCCTTTCTTCTGCTGTTCCTGCCGGGCCTGGGCGGGTTGTGCGGCAGGTTGTGTGGCGGGCTTCGTGCCGGCACACCCGGCCAGCAGGCCGGCCACCAGCGCGAGCACCGCCAGCGTGCGAAAAGTTGCCATGTCTCCGTATCGGTTCGATCTGAGGGAAAGAAGGTGGGGGGTGTAGTGCGTGCGTGGTGCGTAACCATGCCTTACGGCCATACGCACTACGAAATATAGCGCTGGTCAATGCCATTGAGGGCGTCATTGTGCAGCGCGATGTAGCCGCACCCTTCACGGGTGCGTCCCCTGGGCCACAGAAGAGCCCGGGCTAAAGCCCACGACTACAGGAAACAACCCTGTAGCCGCACCCTTCACGGGTGCGTCCCCTGGGCCACAGGAGAGCCCGGGCTAAAGCCCGCGACTACAGGAAACAACCCTGTAGCCGCACCCTTCACGGGTGCGCCCCCTGGCCCACAGGAGAGCCCGGACCGACGGGACGCGCAACGCGTCCAGATCCGCGGCTACACGTGGGCCGTTCGCTAAGGGCAGCCCTGCCCTCCATAACCATGACCTCCGCTATACGCACGACGCACGACGAAATACCGGGAGAATCTACGAAAGAAATCTTGAGGTGCAAGGGCAGAACGGCGGATCTCACCGGTGCGGCCATGAGCGTCACGCCCGGGTTGCCAGCGCGTCGAGCAGCACCTGGGCCGGATGCAGGGCCGTGCGCCCGGCGACGTCGTGGATCTGGGCGCGGCACGAGGTGCCGGCGGCGACGATGAGCGTCTCTTCGCCGGCTGCCCGCACGGCCGGGGCCAGCACCCGCTCGGCCATGGCCAGCGAAACGGCCCGGTGCTCCTTCTCGTACCCGAAGGCGCCGGCCATCCCGCAGCAGCCGGCGTCGAGGGTCTCGACGGTGTAGTTCGGCGGCAGGGCCAGGCAGCGCTCGGAAGGGCCGGTGCCGTCGAGCGCCTTCTGGTGGCAGTGCCCGTGCAGGAGCACCCGGCGCGGCGCGTCGGTCCAGGCGACGTGGTCGAGGGCGCCCCGGCCGGCCTCACGGGCGAGGAACACCTCGAGGGTGCAGGCGGCGTCGGCCACGCGGCGCGTGCGGGGGTCGCCGGGGAGCAGCGTGCGGAACTCGTCGGCCAGCGTGAGGATGCAACTTGGTTCCAGCCCCACCACCGGCATCCCCTCCGCCACGTACGGGTAGAGCGCCTCGACGACGCCCAGCGCCCGCCGCGCCGCCTCGTTTACGAAACCTTTCGAGAGGTACGTGCGCCCACAGCACACCCGCGCCTCCGGCACGACGACCCGGTAGCCCAGGCGGTCCAGCAACCGGGCGGCGGCCCGGGCCACCTCGGGGTGCTGGTGGTTGTGGAACGTGTCGGGAAAGAGAACGACGGGCGGCCCGTCGGCACGCCACCGCTGCCGGGCGAACCACACGGTGAAGGGCTCCGGCGCGAAGGAGGGCAGGGTGCGGTGGCGGCTGAGGCCGAGCGTGGCGTCGAGCAGGCGGCGCGTCAGGCCCCGGCGGTTCACCCAGTTGACCACGCGGGCCACGGGGCCGTGCACGCGGGCGGCCACCTCCGGCAGCCGGGCGAAGAGGCGGGTACGCGCGGGCACGGGGTTGTCCTGCCAGTAGCGGGCCAGCCACTCGGTCTTGAGCTTCGCCATGTCCACGTTCGAGGGGCACTCGGTCTTGCACGCCTTGCACTGGATGCACAGGTCCATCACCTCGTACATCCGGCGGCCGGTGAGCGTCTCCGGCGGCAGGGCGCCCGAGAGGGCCATCCGCAGCGCGTTGGCCCGCCCCCGGGTGGTGTGCTCCTCGTCGCGCAGCACCATGAAGCTGGGGCACATCGTCCCGCCCTCGAGCTTGCGGCAGGCGCCGTTGCCGTTGCACAGCTCCACCGCCCGTGCGAAGCCGCCCTCGACGGAGAAGTCCTGCTCGGTGAGCACCTCGAGCGTGTGGTAGTCCGGCCCCATGCGCAGGTGTTCGGTCATCGGCGGGGCGTCCACCACCTTGCCGGGGTTGAGCAGCCCGTGCGGGTCGAAGAGCTGCTTCGTGCGGCGGTAGACCTCGTAGAGTGCAGGCCCGACGAGCACGGGCGTCAGCCAGCTGCGCGCCAGCCCGTCGCCGTGCTCCGACGAGACGGCCCCGCCATATTTGCGCACCAGCTCGGCCGAGGCCAGCGCGATCTCGCGCATCTTCTCCACCTCGGCCGCGTCCTTCGTGTTGATGAACGGCCGCACGTGCAGGCAGCCGGCCGAGGCGTGCGCGTAGAAGACGACCTCGGTCCGCGTCTCCTCCAGCATCTTCGCCAGCGCGTCGATGTAGTCGGCCAGGTGCTCCGGCGGGACCGAGGCGTCCTCGATGAAGGCGACGGGTTTGTGGTCGCCGTAGACGCTCATGATCAGGCCCAGCGCCTCGGTGCGCACCCCCCACACGTTGGCGACGGCGGCGGGGTCGGTGACGCGGACGACGGCGTACCCTTCGCCGGCGCGGGCCAGCGTGTCCTCCAGCGCCTGGAGGCGGCCCGTCAGTTCGGCCTCCGTCTCACCGTAATATTCGGTGATGAGTACCCCGCCCGGCTCCCCCGTGACGAACGTCAGCCGGGGGCCGAAGCCGGGCGACCGGCGGGCCTGCCGGATGGAGCGCCCGTCGAAGAACTCGACGGCGGAGGGGTCGGTGCCGAGGATGGTGGGAACGGCGCGGAGGGCCTCGCGGCGCGTGTGGAAGTGGACGACGCCGAGGGCCGTGCGCCGGGGCCGGTCCACCAGGCGGACCGTCAGCTCGGTGACCACGGCGAGCGTGCCCTCACTGCCGCAGAGGAGCTGCGCCACGTTGCGCTCGTCGCCGAGCAGGTATTCGAGGCGGTAGCCGCTGTTGCGCCGCCAGTGCCGGGGCGTGTCGCGTTCGATGACGTCGCGGTGGGCCTTCAGGAGGGCGTCGAGGTCCCGGTAGAGCTGTCCCTCGCGCCCGGCGCGGCGGGTGCGCTCGGCCCAGGCGTCCGGGGGCAGGGGCTCCAGCCGCACGGGGGTGCCGTCGTCGAGGAGGGCCTGCGCCGCCGCCACGTGCCGCACCATGTTGCCGTAGAGGATGGAATGGGTGCCCGTGGCGTTGTTACCCAGCATCCCGCCGAGGGTGGCCCGCTTGCCGCTGGCGGGGTCCGGTCCCACCATCAGGTGCGGCGCCCGGGCGCGCAGGTAGCGGTCGAGGCGGTCGAGCACCAGGCCGGGCTGCACGCGCACCCACCGCTCCTCGGCGTTGAGCTCGACGACGGCGTCGAGGTGGGGGGTAAAGTCGATCACGAGGGCCTCGCCGACGGTCTGCCCGGCCAGCGACGAGCCGCCGCCCCGGGGCAGGACGGGCACGCCAAAGCGGCGGGCCTCCTCCAGCGCCGCCTGCACGTCGTCGGCGTGGCGGGGCAGCAGCACCCCGACGGGCATCATCTGGTACAGGCTGGCGTCGGTGGCGTAGAGCGCCCGCGTCATCGCGTCGGTGCGGAGCGTGCCGGCGAGCCGGGGCTGCAGCGCAGCGAAGAAATCTTCGAGCAGTTCGGCGGAAACGGTGGACATGCAGGCCCGATGCGTCCGGGGTTCAGGATCTGTTCTGTGGAAAAGGTACGACGCCGGCCCCTCCGGGGGCGAGCCGGTTCACAGCGGCACCGCCTCGCCGAGTTCAGGCAGCACGACCTCGATCTCCGGATAGAAGAAACGCAGGTTGTCCGCCATCCAGCGGCGGGCCCGGTCCTCGCCGTGGACGAGCAACACCTTCTTCGGCTGCAACCGGCCGGTGAGCTGGATCAGATCCCGGCGATGGCTGTGGCCGCTGAAACGGAAACGCGCGACCTCACAGTGGACCGGCTGGGGCTCCCGGCTTTTGTCCAGCACCACCTCGGTGCCCTTGCCCTGCGCCGCCGCCTCCAGCAGGCGACCGGCCGGTGCGTCCTCTCGCGTGTAGCCGACGAGAAAGATGGCATCCTTCTCGTTTTCGACGATCATCCGCGCAATCTCGTTCGAGATCGTTCGTTCGAACATCATGCCGCTGCCAACGACGTAGATGCTCGGCTCGGCGAGGGCCTGCCGGAGGGCCTGACGGCTGCGGGGCAGGCGTTTCTGCGGCACGCCGAAGACCTGAAAGTCGGGATCGAGGCGCGGCGTGGAGAAGCGCGTCTTGTCGTACAGGTCGGCGATGGCCCGCATGGAGCCGGCCGTGTAGACGGGCACCTCGGACGGGATGATGCCGCGCCGCTTGAAGCGGTCGATGAGGGCCAGCATCTCCTGACCGCGGCCCAGTGCAAAAACCGGCACGAGAACCGCCCCCCCGCGCTGGAGGACCCGCCGGAGGGCCGCCCCGAACTTCTTCTCCTCCGTCTTCCGGGTGGTCTGTTCCGCCTCGGAATCCGCACCCAGGGTCGATTCCAGGATGAGCACGTCGATCGGGCCCCGGGGATAGGATCCGCCGGGCAGGATGGCCTGGGGACGCAGGCTGGTATCGCTCGTATAGAAGAGCTTTCGCGTGACGCCCCCCTCCTCGAAGGACAGGTGGACCCCGGCGGCCCCCAGCACGTGCCCGGCGTTGAAGAAACGGGCCTTGACCGGTGTCTTTCCCCGCAGGCCGGTCACGTCGAACTCGGTCTCGAGCTCATGCGTGAGGTAGAGGTAGCTCATCACGTCGAGCTCCTCCTCTTCGAAAAGCGGGGGCGCCGTGGAGGATCCTTCGCGGAGCCGGCGCCGCTGCAGACGCGCCGAAGCCGGCAGCAGCAGGTCGGCCAGCTGGCGCGTGGCCTTCGTCATGTGCACGTGCACGTGGGGAAAGTGGCGGATGAGCACCGGCAGCGCCCCGATGTGGTCGTGATGCGCGTGCGTGACGATGGCGTGGTCGACGTACCAGTCCGGGTTCTGGCGGATGAGCTCCAGGCGGGGCAGCCCCTCCGGCCCCTCCTGCTCCGGATGGACCCCGGCGTCGAGCACGATGCCCGTCCCGTTGATCTTGAGGAAATGACAACTTGCGCCGATCTCGTCGGTAGCCCCCAGCGCAACGAAAACCATAGGATCGAACGATTTGAGCGACGAAGAGCGGGTGTTCCTTCAGGACCGGATGCCGTTGCCGGCGACGGCGGCGTTTTCCTCGTACTTCCTCCAGTCGGCCAGGAAGCGTTCGAGCCCGATGTCGGTGAGCGGATGCTTGATGAGCTGCTTGATCACACCGAAGGGCATCGTCGCCACGTCGGCCCCGGCCAGGGCGGCCTCCACCACGTGCATCGGATGGCGGATCGAGGCGGCCAGCACCTCCGTCTCGAAGCCGTAGTTGGCATAGATCTGCACGATCTGCTCGATCAGCTCCATCCCCGGCGTCGAGATGTCGTCGAGCCGGCCGATGAAGGGGCTGATGTAGGTGGCCCCGGCCTTGGCCGCCACGAGCGCCTGCGTGGGCGAGAAGCACAGCGTGCAGTTGGTGCGGATGCCCTCGGCCGCAAGCGCCCGGATGGCCTTGATGCCGTCGAGGATCAGCGGCACCTTCACCACCACGTTGTCGTGGATCTTGGCCAGGGTGCGGGCCTCGCGCAGGATGCCGTCGAAGTCGGTGGCGGTCACCTCGGCCGAGACGTCCCCGTCGACGATCTCGCAGATGGCGCGGATGTGCGCGTGAAAGTCGGCGCCGCCGGCCTTCATCATGAGCGAGGGGTTGGTGGTGACGCCGTCGAGCACGCCCATGGCGTTGGCCTCGCGGATCTCGTCGAGGTCGGCCGTATCGATGAAGAATTTCATGGTGGGTTCAGGATTGCAAATCAGCGGGTGACGGGTACAGACGTCGTCTGCCGGAAGTATCTTCCAGGTGCCTATTACGCCCGGCCCGCCGTTGGGTTTGGCAAAGAATCGACAGATCGGGTAATCTAAAGCTGGAAACCTGAAAATCCGAAATCCGCCATGTACCTCTGCCTGTTTGAAGACGAGACCGTCGAGCACCTGAACCCGCTGGTCCGGACGCGGGCCGTCTACGACCTGCGGCTCGGCATCCGCACGGTGCTGGAGAACACCCGTGCGGCCTTCGGGGACCCGCCGTTGCTGCTGCACACCCGCCGGCACGTAGCGGCGGTGACGGCCCGGATGCATCCGGGCGCCGACGCCCTGGTGGGTCACATCCCGGAGGGTCTCGGCGTGCTGTTCGTCAACGGGCGGTACGTTGCCGAGGCGAGCCCGCTGCTCGAAAGGTTGCAGGGGGCCGCCCGCGCGGCCGAGCCGGCCCGTGTCTTCGTGCAGGGAAGCGACGTGGTGGCCGCCTGGGTCCCCGAAGCCGGGAAGGCGCGCCTGACCGGCGAGGTCGTCACCCGCGAGACCTTCGCCGACCTGCCCGAGGAGCCGGTCGAAGGGGCCGTGCTCCTGGCCCGCCTCTGGCACCTGCTCGATGCCCGGGATGCCGCCCTGCGCCGCGACTTCGCCGCGCTGACGAAGGGGTACCGGATCTACGAGCGTCCCGGCGCCGACATCCGGGAAGGGGCCCGGCTCGTCCACGGCGAGCAGGTCTACGTAGCCCCCGGCGCCGTCGTCCACCCGGGCGCCATCCTCAACGCCGAAGACGGCCCCGTCTACGTCGACGCGCAGGCCGTGGTCATGGAGCAGGCCGTCGTGCGGGGCCCGGCCTACATCGGCCCGCACAGCCAAGTCCGCGTCGGCGCGCTGCTCGACGGCTGCGTACTCGGGCCCTGGAGCAAGGTCGGCGGCGAGGTCTACCACAGCATCATCGACGGCTACTCGAACAAGGCCCACAGCGGCTTCCTCGGCGACGCCTACCTGGGGCGCTGGTGCAACATCGGTGCCGGCACGAACAACTCGAACCTCCGAAACGACTACGGCCCCGTCCGGCTCTACAACGAACGGCTGGGCACCTACGAGACTACCGAGCGCCAGTTCCTCGGCCTGTTCCTGGCCGACCATGCCAAGTGCGGCATCGACACCATGTTCAACACCGGCACCGTCGTCGGGGTGGCGTGCAACCTCTACGGGGCGGGCTACCACCCCACCTACCTGCCCTCCTTCATCTGGGGCAGCCCCCAGGACCGCTACACCACCTATCGCCTCCCCAAGGCCCTCCGCGTGGCCGAAACCGTGATGGCCCGCCGCCAGGTCCCCTTCACCGACATCGACCGGGAACTGCTCACGACCGTCTTCGACCAGACCGAAGCGGCACGAGCGGCGTTCCTGGCGTGAGGCGGTGCAGGTTTCACGTTCCGTTTTCCAGGTTCCGGCCATCGTGAAACCCGGAACGTTCAACGTGAAACGGTCACCTTTCCGCTTTCACCACGATCATCGTCAGGTCGTCGCTGAGGGCGGAGGCCTCGCCGGTAAAGCGGCGGACGTCGGCCAGCACAGCGTCGAGAAGGGCCGGGGCGGATGCCCGGCGGTGGGCCTTCAGGACGGCCTCCAGGCGTTCCTCACCGTACTCCTCCCCGCCGGGACTCATGGCCTCGGTGACCCCGTCGGTGAAGAGGACCAGCACGTCGCCCGGCGCGAGCGTGACGGTGCCGCGTTCGTAGGTCGACGCGGAAAAGACCCCGAGCAACAGACCGCCCTTCTCCAGCAATGCGACGGAGCCGTCGTCGCGCACGAGCACCGGCGGGTTGTGCCCGGCGTTGACGTACTGGAAAGAGCGGTCGCGGGCGTCGTAGATGCCGGTGCAGAGCGTGATGAACTTGTCGTAGTCCGTGTTCTCGCAGACGACCCGGTTGGCATGGGCGACGGCTTCTTCGAGCGTGATGTCCATCGGGGCCATGACGTGGATACACGCCTGCAGGTTGGACATGAGGAGCGAGGCTGGAAGGCCCTTGCCCGTCACGTCGGCGATGGCCAGCAGGAGGCGGTCGTCGTCCAGGCGGAGAACGTCGTAGTAGTCACCGGCGACGTAGCGGCTGGGCAGGGCGACGGCGGCGATCTCCAGGCCGCGCAGCGCGGGAAGGCGCTGCGGCTGGAGCTTCATCTGGATCGCCCGTGCCAGGCGCATCTCCTCCTCCAGCCGTTCCTTCTCGATCTGTTGTTCGACGAGAAAGGCGTTCTGGAGCGAGACGAAGGCCAGATTGCCCAGGGCCGTCAGGAACTCGACGTCATCCGGCCGATAGGGCAGGCCGGTTCGCTTGGGGCCCAGGCACAGCATGGCACACGTCTCGCCCTGGTGCCGGATGGGCAGGGCCAGCACCAGCCCGCGCCGCCGGAGCCCGTCCCAGCGCGGATCCGCCTCCGCCTCGTCCTGTAGCAGCAGCATCGTCTTCAACTCACACAGGGCCTCGATCAGCTCGGGCTCGACCGGGTCTTCGCCCACGCCCCGGGCCGTGACGATGCGGAAGGCGTGCGGCCGGGCTTCTCCCTCGCGTTCGCCCATCAGGAACAGGTACTTGCCCACGAGCAGCTGCCCCATCAGGGCCAGCGAGAGCAGGTGCACGAGTCGCTCGCGGTCCACCGTGGCGTTGAACTCCTGGGACAGGTCGAACAGGGTGTTGAGCTGCTGGACCTTGGCGTCGAGGTCGCGGTTGGCCTGCCTGAGTTCGGCCACCATGAGCGAGTTGTGCACGGCCGCCGAGGCCATGTTGACCAGGGACTGGACGAACTCGAGCTCCTTGTTGCTGAAGGCCTCGCCGGTCATCTTCCCGCCCAGCCCCACGAACCCGATGTGACGGTGCCCGAAGACGATGGGCAACACGAGCACGACGCGGTGGACGGCCAGCGCCTCCGGTACGGCCTCGTCCCGGAGCAACGCGCCCCGGGCCTCCCCGTCCAGGCGCAGGCGCTCGCCACACCGGAGGTTTGCGATGCCTTTGACGGCAGCCACCTCGTAGCCGTCCTCGACCGGATCGTGGAGCAAAGCCACGCCCCGCGTGACGAGCAACTTGCTCATGGCGGTGAGCAGCAGGTTGTTGAGCACGAACTCGAGGTCAAGCGAGGTGCTGAGCAGCTGGCTCGTCTCGTGCAGGGCACGCAGGTCGAAGCGCTCGGTCTGCCGGACCGGCGGAGAAGCCTCGGGCATGACGGTCTCTCGTGGATCGGGGGTGTCGGCTCATCCTTCAACGGGAAGCCCGGGGGTGGGTCCCCCCCGGAAGATACGCCTTTTCATGCAACGCATGCCGGTCCGATCCGTTCATCCCGTCTCATCCAGGTGAACCACCTCGGCCTGCCGGAGCGTCCCCCCGTCGAGGACGAGGCGGACGCACGTCTTGACGCGGTGCAGGCCCTGGCGTCCTGCGGCGCCGGGGTTCAGGTAGAGCATGCCGCCGAGCTCGGCCACGCGTTCGATGCGGAGGATGTGGCTGTGCCCGCAGATGAAGACGTCGGGGGGATCGGCCCGGAGCGCCTGTCCCATGCCACGCTGCCACCGCCCGGGCCGCCCGGCGATGTGGGTCATCCAGAAGGACAGCCCGTCGAGCGTGAAGCGCTGGTGCTCGGGCAGGCGACGTCGCAGTTCCGGCCCGTCCACGTTGCCCCACACGGCCCGGGTGGGGGCGATGGCTTCGAGGCGGTCGAGCACCTCGGCCGTGCCGACGTCGCCCGCGTGCAGGATCAGGTCCGTGCCCGCCAGCACGTCCGGCAGGGCGGGATGGAAATACCCATGCGTGTCGGAAAGGATGCCGAGGAGCATAGGGGGCGGCCGGGCACGGGAAGCTTAACGCAGCATCAGGCGGGCACCGATGTGGAGACGGGCACTGGGCCACTCGCCCTCGTCGGGATGCCACTGCCTGAGCGGTACGGCCATATACGGGGCGATCTGGTAGGCGGGCCGGTCGAACTCGAGTCCGGTCCGTACCCATATGACCCCGCCCCGGAAGCGGGTGGTCGTGCGCTCGCCGTCCGCATCGACGAGCCTGCCGTCCGGCCCCACCTCGCCGAGTTCGATCAGGTCATACCGCCCGGCCTCCCCGAGGAAGGTGACGAAGAGGTTGCTGCCGGCCGGATCGAAGAGGATGTTGTAGGACATCATGAGGTGCGCCTCCCAGCCGAGCGCGCGGGTCCGGATGAGCGCCCGGTCGGCCGGCGTGGTGACGACGGGGTCGTCCGGATCGGGGGGCGGGACCTCCAGGCGCACCAGTTGCTGGTAGCCGATGCGTATCCGCCGCAGGCCGAGCGCAAAATCCGTGGTGAGGGTGGGCGAGGCCGGCGAGGTGTAGAGAAACGCCAGGTCCATCTGCGGAAAGCCCACCCGTCCTTCCGAGGCCGGGTCGACGGCCAGCCGGAAGGCGTAGTCCTGCGTGTCGACCGTGCGGTAGTACTTCAGCGCCACCCAGTTGACCGCAAGCTTCCGTCCGGCCGTCCCGCCCACGGCGTCCATGAGGATGGCCAGGTCGAAGCGGCTCGAGAGCTGATAGTCGAAGCGCAACCCGAGCGCGAACGGGTCCGCGTTGGGCGAGGGAATGTCGCCGTCGGACTGGATGAAACCGGCCGGCCGGTAGGAGACTTCGGCGGTGAGGGCGTAGCGATCGAAGAAGATGCGGCGGGCGGTCTCGTCGCGGTAGAACGGGTCATAGACGCGCAGCGGTCGCTGGGCGGCGGCTTCCGGCAGGGTGCTGCCGCAGAACAGGAGCAGCCCCAGCAGGGCTACCCTGCGCACGCTGAAAACGGTATCGACAGGCCGTCGCATAAGCTTGACGGAAGACGGCGGCACATGGGCCGGCGGAGCGGGCATGCCCACGCCGTTGGGTGCGTCGCCCGCTCCGGCTGTTACGACGCTAGAGCGCCAGCGTTTCACCGGGCTTGAGCACTTTCGGCTCGAACCCCGCCGTGCGCATCCGCCGGGCCCATGCCTCCACATCGACCTCGATCAACGGGAAAGTACCGTAGTGGATGGGGATGACCAGTCCGGGCCGGATGAGCCGGGCCGCCCGGATCGAATCTTCCGGCCCCATGGTGAAGCAGTCGCCGATGGGCATGAGCGCCACATCCACCGTGTGGTCTTCTCCGATCCAGGCCATCTCGGCGAACGGGCACGTGTCACCGAGCGCATAGACGCACTTGCCCTCGATGTGGAGCAGGTAGCCGTTCGGGTTGCCGCCGTAGGTGCCGTCCGGAAAGGAGGACGAATGCCGGGCATAGGTCTGCGTGACCCGCCCCCAGGCGAACGTCCAGGACCCGCCCGTATTCATCGGCAGGACGTTCTCATGGCCGTGCTGCTTCTGCAGGTACTGTGTGATCTCGAAGTTGGCCACCACCTGCGCGCCCGTGCGCCGGGCGATGTCGGGCGTATCCCCCCAGTGATCGCCGTGGGCATGGGTCAGAAGGATGACGTCCGGGTTGAGGTCGCCGGCCTGCACGACCCCCTCCGTATGGGGGTTGCCGGTAAGGAAGGGATCGACCAGGATCGTGGTGTCGCCGGTCTCGATCTGAAAAGCCGAATGGCCGAAATAGGTGAGCTTCATGGGGCGTCGTGTTTTAAATGGTTCCACGTTTCACGTTCCACGTTCCACGTCATGTTTCACGTTCCGGGGTAAGGTCCGGCGCGGTCCTGGCGCGTCGTCGAGGCCGTCACGCGGGTGATTCTCACGTCCGGCGGGCGATGCGGTAGAGCCAGAGCACGAAGCAGGCGAAGGCAAGCACTCCGAGCACGTCGGCGACGGTATCGAAGCCGTCGGGAGCCAGGCGCAGCACGTCCGTGCTCTGCGCCGCGGCGAACGGGATGGCCAGGACGATACCCACCAGCGCCTCGCCCGTGATCAGCCCGGAGGCGAAGAGCAGGCCGCGGCGGTTGGCCCGGGCTGCGGCCGCCTCGTAGTCCCCTCCCAGCGTCTCCCGGCGACGCCGCAGGTACCGGCCGGCAAACAGGGCCACCATTCCCCCCACAAAAATCGGTACCGAGAGTTCCAGCGGCAGGTAGATTCCCACGGCCACGGCCAGCACGGGCGTGCGGAAGCCCGATCCGCGGGCTTCGAGCACCTTGTCCAGCGCGATGATCGCCACGGCGATGGCCACCCCGATCCAGATCATCGTCCACGGCAGGTTGCGCAGGAAGACACCGGAGGCGACCGAACTCATGAGCGTGGCCTGCGGGGCCTGAAGCGCCTCCGTCGGATCCATACCGGGCCGGGGGAACACGTCGCCCAGGCCGTAGGCGGAGAAGAGCAGTTGCAGCACCGGCGCGATGACCAGTGCCCCCGCGGCCACCCCGACCATCTGCATGATCTGCTGCTTGTAGGGCGTGGCCCCCACGATGTGCCCGGCCTTCAGGTCCTGCAGGTTGTCCCCGGCGATGGCCGCCGCACAGGCCACGATGCCGCCGACCAGGATGGCCGTCGCGGCGGCGGCCGTGGCCCGCTCGGCGTCGACGGCGAAGTCGACCTGCAGGCCGAGCAGCGCCAGCAGCACGAGCGAGACAGTCAGGATCGTGGCGATGGTCACCCCCGAGATCGGGTTGTTCGACGAGCCGACGAGCCCGGCCATGTAGCCGGCCACCGAAGAAAAGAGGAAGCCGGCCACGAGCGCGAAAAGGAGCCCGATCCCGAGGGTGCCCCAGTACAGCCCGGCCGAGATGTCCAGGTGTCCCGGATCGATGACGTACAGGAAGACGACGAAGATGGGCACGGCCAGCGCCAGCGTCCCGTAGAGGACGATGTGGATGGGCGTGTCCCGCTCGGTGCGCAGGATGTCCACGGCCTCGCCCCGGCGGGCAGCCCGGACGGCCTCCAGCGACGAGCGAACCCCGTCGCGGATGGGTTTGATGAGCGCCAGCAGGGCCCACAGGCCCCCCGTAGCCATGGCCCCGACGCCCATGAACCGGATCTCGGCGCTCCAGATCGCCTCGGCCGCCGCATAGCCCGTGGCCCCGCCCGTGACGGCGGCAACGGTCTCCGGATCGGCCAGCAGCGTGAAGAGCGGGATGCCGAAGAGCCACGAGATCAGCCCCCCGGCGAAGATGAGCACGGCGATGTTCAGCCCGACGATGTAGCCGACGCCGAGCAGGGCCACGCCCAGTTCACTCCCGTAGCCGAAGACCATGCCGCCG
This window contains:
- a CDS encoding metallophosphoesterase family protein gives rise to the protein MLLGILSDTHGYFHPALPDVLAGTDLILHAGDVGTAEVLDRLEAIAPTRAVWGNVDGPELRRRLPEHQRFTLDGLSFWMTHIAGRPGRWQRGMGQALRADPPDVFICGHSHILRIERVAELGGMLYLNPGAAGRQGLHRVKTCVRLVLDGGTLRQAEVVHLDETG
- a CDS encoding OPT family oligopeptide transporter codes for the protein MKHPSEASARGEVVAGPFIPATTSLPEITVKALVLGFLLSAILAGANAYLGLKVGMTVSASIPAAVISMAVLRFFREHNILENNIVQTAASAGESVAAGVIFTLPALVMLHYWSDFEFIPTMAIALCGGVLGVLFTIPLRRALILEAKLLFPEGVATGEVLKAGTEGGEGARYIALAGVAGAVLKLFQSGFKLVAGKASGAFTTGGMVFGYGSELGVALLGVGYIVGLNIAVLIFAGGLISWLFGIPLFTLLADPETVAAVTGGATGYAAAEAIWSAEIRFMGVGAMATGGLWALLALIKPIRDGVRSSLEAVRAARRGEAVDILRTERDTPIHIVLYGTLALAVPIFVVFLYVIDPGHLDISAGLYWGTLGIGLLFALVAGFLFSSVAGYMAGLVGSSNNPISGVTIATILTVSLVLLALLGLQVDFAVDAERATAAAATAILVGGIVACAAAIAGDNLQDLKAGHIVGATPYKQQIMQMVGVAAGALVIAPVLQLLFSAYGLGDVFPRPGMDPTEALQAPQATLMSSVASGVFLRNLPWTMIWIGVAIAVAIIALDKVLEARGSGFRTPVLAVAVGIYLPLELSVPIFVGGMVALFAGRYLRRRRETLGGDYEAAAARANRRGLLFASGLITGEALVGIVLAIPFAAAQSTDVLRLAPDGFDTVADVLGVLAFACFVLWLYRIARRT
- a CDS encoding metal-dependent hydrolase → MKLTYFGHSAFQIETGDTTILVDPFLTGNPHTEGVVQAGDLNPDVILLTHAHGDHWGDTPDIARRTGAQVVANFEITQYLQKQHGHENVLPMNTGGSWTFAWGRVTQTYARHSSSFPDGTYGGNPNGYLLHIEGKCVYALGDTCPFAEMAWIGEDHTVDVALMPIGDCFTMGPEDSIRAARLIRPGLVIPIHYGTFPLIEVDVEAWARRMRTAGFEPKVLKPGETLAL